One genomic segment of Marinibacterium anthonyi includes these proteins:
- the speG gene encoding Spermidine N(1)-acetyltransferase: MPRAQATRWFEDLRDHPCAWAVHADGELVGHARLDNINNTDRRARLAIGLFNERHLGQGIGRAAINLVLEHAFGPLRLHRVDLRVLSYNIRAIRCYEACGFSREGVERESARVGKEWHDDWIMAILEQDFHVRPGAFSNER, encoded by the coding sequence ATGCCGCGCGCGCAAGCAACACGCTGGTTCGAAGACTTGAGAGATCATCCCTGTGCCTGGGCGGTGCACGCCGATGGCGAGCTCGTTGGCCATGCCCGACTGGACAACATCAACAACACCGATCGCCGCGCCAGATTGGCCATCGGTTTGTTCAATGAACGCCACTTGGGGCAGGGAATTGGACGTGCCGCGATCAACCTCGTCCTGGAGCACGCATTTGGACCACTGCGCTTGCATCGGGTCGATCTGCGTGTGCTATCCTACAATATCCGTGCCATCCGCTGCTATGAAGCCTGTGGCTTTTCCCGCGAGGGCGTCGAACGTGAGTCCGCGCGCGTGGGCAAGGAATGGCATGACGACTGGATCATGGCAATTCTCGAGCAGGATTTTCATGTGCGACCTGGGGCATTCAGCAACGAGCGGTAG
- a CDS encoding putative O-methyltransferase, giving the protein MTAARLADMDPRVTAVLEDYDARIRAERQSRGSVRDGGADMRMLAIGPDTGRLMNILIRSLDAPNVLEIGTSFGHSTIWLAQAAKAQGGRVVTMEQQAHKSAHASEMAAKAGLVEHVDFQVGDALKMIPDLPGTLDFVFLDLWKDLYAPCLDAFYPKLAPGAIIVADNMIRPGGPAIDAYSKALRRKPGIDSILLPVGTGIEVSRFMPR; this is encoded by the coding sequence ATGACGGCAGCGCGTCTGGCGGACATGGATCCGCGTGTCACGGCGGTGCTGGAAGACTACGACGCGCGCATCCGGGCCGAACGGCAGTCACGCGGCAGTGTCAGAGATGGCGGCGCCGACATGCGGATGCTCGCCATAGGCCCGGATACGGGGCGGTTGATGAATATCCTGATCCGCAGCCTGGATGCCCCGAACGTCCTGGAGATCGGCACCTCGTTCGGCCATTCGACCATCTGGCTGGCCCAGGCCGCGAAGGCCCAAGGCGGGCGGGTTGTCACCATGGAACAGCAGGCGCACAAGTCTGCCCATGCCAGCGAGATGGCCGCAAAGGCCGGACTGGTCGAGCATGTCGACTTTCAGGTCGGCGATGCGCTGAAAATGATCCCGGATTTGCCGGGGACGCTGGATTTCGTCTTCCTCGACCTGTGGAAGGATCTCTATGCGCCGTGCCTCGACGCCTTCTACCCCAAACTCGCCCCTGGCGCGATCATTGTCGCCGACAACATGATCCGCCCCGGAGGCCCGGCGATCGACGCCTATTCCAAGGCGCTTCGCCGCAAGCCCGGAATCGACAGTATCCTTCTGCCCGTCGGCACGGGGATCGAAGTCAGCCGGTTCATGCCAAGATGA